The DNA region CGTGCTATTTCTGCTTTCGGTATCCCCACATTCTCCGGGCCGAAGGCGACATACTCCCCTACAGTGTCTCCGAACATCTGATCCTCCGGGAACTGGAACGCCATCGCCCGTATGGGATTCCCCTGCACCTGTACATGTCCGGCGTCAGGGGCGGTTATTCCGGCAGCAATCTCAAGCAGGGTGGTTTTCCCGGAACCGGCCGGCCCCAGAAGAACGGTGGATGTCCCGCGAAAGAGGGTAAGGTCAATGGCATCCAGCGCCTTTTTTTCAAAGGGCAGCCCGCGGTCATACCAATAGGACACATTTTCCAGGCGAATGATTTGGCCCGCTGATTCGTTCTTTTTCTGAATTTGGGCAGCGAGCGGTTTGGCAAACAGAGCGCCGGTTGGTTCAATCCCCCTGATTCCCAGGCCGGCGGTGTCGCGGAGCACATCAGAAGGAGCGCCGTCACGGCAGATTCCCGATTCTTCCGGGGTCCCCGCTTGTACAAAGTACGAGTGGGGTGGAAGTAGAACAACCGCCCGGTCTGCGTGGAGCGCTTCAAGGGCGAACTGGGTGATGTGGATGACCGTGGCCCCACAGCGCGCCTGGTCACTGATAAGGCCGAGAATGCGCTCGCGGCTTCCCGGATCGAGAAGCGAGGTCGGCTCGTCGAGGATGAGGTGAGAGGGACGCATGATCATCACCGCGGCAAGGGCCAGCCGCTGTTTTTCGCCTCCGGAGAGATGGGAAGGATTGGCATGGCGGTATTCCTCGAGATCGAAAAGGAAGAGAGCTTCATCCACCCGAAGGCGCATCTCCGCTCCCGGTATCCCGAGATTTTCCAGTCCGAACGCCAGCTCGCGTTCCACTGTGGTCGCAACGATCGTGTTATCGGGACTCTGGAACACCAAACCCACTCGTTTCATCACCTCCAGGCGCTCA from Candidatus Latescibacter sp. includes:
- a CDS encoding energy-coupling factor transporter ATPase; protein product: MITLSHLTYSYPGQPPVLNDLSLSFENGVHTALMGPNGSGKSTLALLVKGLILPTGGQVIVDGLSASSGESERLEVMKRVGLVFQSPDNTIVATTVERELAFGLENLGIPGAEMRLRVDEALFLFDLEEYRHANPSHLSGGEKQRLALAAVMIMRPSHLILDEPTSLLDPGSRERILGLISDQARCGATVIHITQFALEALHADRAVVLLPPHSYFVQAGTPEESGICRDGAPSDVLRDTAGLGIRGIEPTGALFAKPLAAQIQKKNESAGQIIRLENVSYWYDRGLPFEKKALDAIDLTLFRGTSTVLLGPAGSGKTTLLEIAAGITAPDAGHVQVQGNPIRAMAFQFPEDQMFGDTVGEYVAFGPENVGIPKAEIARTVEEALRAVGLDPPLYRDRDPLALSGGEKRLAALAGVLAMRPEVLILDEPTAGLDLRGTALVAGFLKEYLAGGGTLLFSTHDFEAAGSLAEYALVLDHGRIETYGEIEDVFAKSTWLGKVKK